In a genomic window of Magnolia sinica isolate HGM2019 chromosome 16, MsV1, whole genome shotgun sequence:
- the LOC131229739 gene encoding serine/threonine-protein kinase SAPK10 isoform X2: MNLLPRCLLSHQIDENVQREIINHRSLRHPNIVRFKEVILTPTHLAIVMEYASGGELFERICNAGRFSEDEARFFFQQLISGVSYCHSMQVCHRDLKLENTLLDGSPAPRLKICDFGYSKSSVLHSQPKSTVGTPAYIAPEVLLKKEYDGKIADVWSCGVTLYVMLVGAYPFEDPEEPKNFRKTIQRILSVQYSIPDYVHISPECQHLISRIFVANPATRISIPEIRNHEWFLKDLPADLMDENMVNQFEEPDQPMQSNDEIMQIIAEATIPAAGTRSINQFLTGDDLDDDMEDLESDPELDVDSSGEIIYAM, translated from the exons ATGAACCTTCTGCCTAGGTGTTTACTCTCTCATCAG ATAGATGAAAATGTACAAAGAGAAATTATCAACCACAGGTCTCTCCGGCACCCGAACATTGTTAGGTTCAAAGAG GTTATATTAACACCAACCCATCTGGCCATTGTGATGGAATATGCATCCGGTGGGGAGCTTTTTGAGCGTATATGTAATGCTGGACGCTTCAGTGAGGATGAG GCACGTTTCTTCTTCCAGCAACTTATATCGGGAGTCAGCTACTGTCATTCGATG CAAGTTTGTCATCGCGATCTGAAGCTGGAAAATACTCTGTTGGATGGTAGTCCTGCTCCTCGTCTGAAGATATGTGATTTTGGGTATTCCAAG TCCTCTGTACTGCACTCGCAACCAAAGTCAACTGTTGGGACTCCTGCATACATCGCACCTGAAGTGTTACTCAAGAAGGAATATGATGGAAAG ATTGCAGATGTGTGGTCATGTGGAGTAACCCTCTATGTCATGCTAGTGGGTGCATACCCTTTTGAGGACCCTGAGGAGCCCAAGAACTTTAGGAAGACAATACAG CGAATTTTGAGTGTGCAGTACTCTATCCCGGACTATGTTCACATATCGCCTGAATGCCAACACCTGATCTCTAGGATTTTTGTCGCCAATCCTGCCACG AGGATAAGCATTCCAGAGATCCGAAACCACGAGTGGTTCCTAAAGGACCTCCCAGCAGATCTTATGGATGAAAACATGGTGAACCAGTTTGAAGAGCCTGACCAACCCATGCAGAGCAATGACGAGATCATGCAGATCATTGCGGAAGCCACGATACCTGCGGCTGGGACCCGCAGCATCAACCAGTTTTTGACAGGCGACGACCTCGACGATGACATGGAGGATTTAGAGTCCGACCCCGAACTTGATGTTGACAGCAGTGGGGAGATCATCTACGCAATGTGA